The Benincasa hispida cultivar B227 chromosome 9, ASM972705v1, whole genome shotgun sequence genome has a segment encoding these proteins:
- the LOC120084563 gene encoding uncharacterized protein LOC120084563 — MTLRSGRALAERKMNPRNNSPSEERIACSMDQEERTQENTSHSEPSTSNVGNFRADANIREVFEGHLDEKEKVSEKKVIALMQECNALVSNKLQQKQKDPGSFTVPCSIGGLDVGHALCDLGASINLMPLSVFKKLGIGEAQPISVTLQLVDRIIKYPEGKIEDVLVKVDNLIFPADFIILDYEADREVPIILGRPFLVTGKVLIDVHKGELTMRVDNEEVKFNVLNALKFPNNDDCQLNNVDLTEETRVYEVLVL; from the exons ATGACGTTGCGGAGTGGAAGAGCCCTTGCTGAAAGAAAGATGAATCCAAGAAACAATAGTCCTTCAGAAGAACGCATTGCATGTTCAATGGATCAGGAAGAAAGAACGCAAGAAAATACAAGCCATTCTGAACCCAGCACGTCCAATGTGGGAAA CTTTAGAGCAGATGCCAACATACGTGAAGTTTTTGAAGGACATCTTGATGAAAAAGAGAAAGTCAGTGAGAAAAAAGTAATAGCTCTAATGCAGGAATGCAACGCGTTAGTGAGCAACAAGCTACAACAGAAGCAGAAGGACCCAGGGAGCTTCACAGTTCCTTGTTCAATTGGAGGATTAGACGTAGGTCATGCGTTGTGCGACCTAGGAGCGAGCATCAATCTTATGCCCCTCTCAGTTTTTAAGAAGTTGGGGATAGGTGAGGCACAACCTATTTCTGTCACCCTTCAACTCGTTGACAGAATAATCAAGTACCCGGAAGGGAAAATCGAAGATGTTTTGGTGAAGGTTGACAATCTCATATTCCCAGCAGACTTCATTATTCTAGATTATGAAGCAGACAGAGAGGTCCCAATCATTCTTGGACGCCCTTTCTTGGTTACTGGGAAGGTGCTAATTGACGTGCATAAAGGTGAGTTAACCATGCGCGTAGATAATGAAGAGGTGAAATTTAATGTGCTCAACGCATTAAAATTCCCGAACAATGATGACTGTCAGCTAAACAATGTTGATTTGACTGAAGAGACTCGAGTTTATGAAGTTCTCGTGTTGTAG